The following proteins are encoded in a genomic region of Drosophila willistoni isolate 14030-0811.24 chromosome 3R, UCI_dwil_1.1, whole genome shotgun sequence:
- the LOC6646952 gene encoding zinc finger protein 665: MNLNEVCRICANQIRDKKRQKNVFCHKRLLKQLQLITGVVLTMEDDGLPKFICERCQSELDLAVKFRERCIFSQRYLKEMLEKEYETGEPEFVELDVTDAPMVELDDEQLMFEEEGVLIEVDHNYEDEEGQILIEDRLEKEEEDDETDPEASVMAAAEAAYVADLEEQQNTGAAKSRQQFFICDECGHLSVNLNSYSAHLRAHADRQTMKRFYPCNECSKTFTTKAKLNNHRQQSHSNVRIFKCSTCGETFAAYGDRQRHEKTHANERPYPCLECDMVFLSVKQLRLHSACHDSPPYRCVPCGKEFPIRLHWHSHKKSRAHRVVVTKVNRYAETRKRIKF, from the exons ATGAATTTGAACGAAGTCTGTCGTATATGCGCCAATCAAATCAGAGATAAAAAACGACAAAAGAATGTGTTTTGTCATAAACGTCTTTTAAAACAGCTTCAGCTAATCACGGGAGTCGTGCTAACAATGGAGGACGATGGTCTACCCAAATTCATATGTGAACGCTGTCAATCCGAATTGGATTTGGCTGTAAAATTTCGCGAGCGTTGCATATTTTCACAAAGATATCTGAAGGAAATGCTGGAAAAGGAGTATGAAACAGGAGAACCAGAGTTTGTAGAATTGGATGTTACTGATGCGCCAATGGTTGAATTAGATGATGAACAGCTGATGTTTGAGGAAGAGGGAGTGTTGATTGAAGTGGATCACAACTACGAGGACGAGGAGGGTCAAATTTTAATAGAAGATCGGTTGGAGAAAGAAGAGGAAGACGACGAAACTGATCCTGAAGCATCTGTAATGGCTGCGGCAGAAGCAGCATATGTAGCTGATCTTGAAGAACAACAGAATACAGGGGCGGCCAAAAGTCGGCAACAATTCTTTATTTGCGATGAATGTGGTCACTTGTCGGTAAATCTTAACTCCTATAGTGCGCATTTAAGGGCTCATGCGGATCGTCAAACAATGAAACGGTTTTATCCCTGCAACGAGTGTTCGAAAACATTCACAACCAAAGCCAAATTAAACAATCATCGACAACAGTCCCATAGCAACGTGCGCATTTTTAAGTGTTCCACCTGTGGAGAGACCTTTGCTGCCTATGGAGACAGGCAAAGACATGAAAA AACTCATGCCAATGAACGACCATATCCATGTCTAGAATGTGATATGGTTTTCCTCAGCGTAAAGCAACTGAGACTCCATTCGGCTTGCCATGACTCACCGCCCTACAG GTGCGTCCCATGTGGAAAGGAGTTCCCGATACGACTGCATTGGCATAGTCACAAAAAAAGTAGGGCCCATAGAGTCGTGGTAACAAAGGTCAATAGATACGCGGAAACGAGAAAACGAATTAAGTTTTAA
- the LOC6646951 gene encoding protein downstream neighbor of son homolog, producing MSSEPTISSKWTRPDDFIKLERLKQKKKQLAARVKNNNNTKKYLELDENDKSKLWETKLAQKRKNPFAKATDAAKKIKINAEDEENGTPKAESATTASSLLCFVEETPTRPPPAKLVLQKFDPIAFAKLLKQSNALAEEEDDMALAAQQKHTKHLPMDWCLKTRVRFFCPTELPSIQLKTSQMASGLTSFVRCIDTQQTEETTLDISDATRFNQCTYYWQHPHMPWVTLYPRNAKENVAQKLGERERKALSEEWNFSFRGLFQLLRARQCPYFYLCANTFTVLFRAAGVGGRAESHALVTPSTRGMRLALSQEGIEYSLPLKLNVDADEEERREKAEVDDQEKHFDNDDDEEWLENLGVDEHELRRIQSSHARKVQATEMRDDFSDNSIIFMEGVECQGFFSYLLNSKSLISQVGRLAGIPPTLLSPIAFPKATMQHLVPSSKKVRLDGVDYFSIDIKGLLLPTFLPSVFDILRETREMFSCTLASSNNTFAFTKATQKLMESTLPPEKPDEMDKSNGEAVFNQQNLSECGLLPAVVKSICRSGSQAVGLLERVCYQRDQGFAWS from the exons ATGTCAAGTGAACCCACCATATCCTCGAAATGGACCCGACCAGATGAT TTTATAAAGCTTGAACGTctgaaacaaaagaaaaaacaattagCAGCACGtgtaaaaaacaacaacaatacaaagAAGTACTTGGAATTAGATGAGAATGACAAAAGCAAATTGTGGGAAACTAAATTGGCTCAAAAACGGAAAAATCCGTTTGCAAA GGCTACAGATGCAGCTAAGAAAATTAAGATCAATGCAGAGGATGAAGAAAACGGTACGCCTAAGGCTGAGTCTGCTACCACCGCCTCCTCTTTATTATGCTTTGTGGAAGAGACTCCGACACGTCCACCGCCTGCCAAACTAGTGCTACAGAAGTTTGATCCCATAGCCTTTGCTAAACTGCTAAAGCAGTCTAATGCTTTGGCCGAAGAAGAAGATGATATGGCTTTGGCGGCACAACAGAAGCATACGAAGCATCTACCCATGGACTGGTGCCTCAAGACGCGTGTTCGTTTCTTTTGCCCTACCGAATTGCCATCTATTCAGCTGAAAACATCTCAAATGGCCAGTGGATTAACGAGCTTTGTTCGTTGTATAGATACACAGCAGACAGAGGAGACTACACTGGACATTTCTGATGCCACCAGATTCAATCAGTGTACTTACTACTGGCAACATCCACACATGCCTTGGGTCACACTATATCCACGTAATGCCAAAGAAAATGTGGCCCAAAAGTTAGGTGAGAGAGAACGCAAAGCCTTGTCTGAGGAATGGAATTTCAGTTTTCGCGGACTCTTCCAATTGTTAAGGGCCCGACAGTGTCCGTATTTTTACCTGTGTGCCAATACCTTTACTGTGTTATTCCGTGCAGCTGGTGTAGGGGGTAGAGCAGAGAGTCATGCCCTAGTTACACCCTCAACGCGAGGCATGCGATTGGCATTGAGTCAAGAAGGCATAGAATATTCTTTGCCTTTAAAATTGAATGTGGACGCTGATGAGGAAGAGCGCAGAGAAAAGGCTGAAGTGGATGATCAagagaaacattttgataatgatgatgacgaggAATGGTTGGAGAACTTGGGTGTAGATGAGCATGAGCTTCGGCGTATACAATCGTCGCATGCTCGGAAAGTACAGGCAACTGAAATGCGTGATGATTTTAGTGATAATTCTATAATTTTTATGGAAGGCGTGGAATGTCAGGGATTTTTTAGTTATCTTTTGAATTCCAAGAGTCTAATCTCCCAAGTGGGACGTTTAGCCGGAATACCACCTACTCTCTTATCTCCAATAGCCTTTCCCAAGGCGACTATGCAACATTTAGTTCCCAGCTCCAAAAAAGTGCGGCTGGATGGTGTAGATTATTTTAGTATTGACATTAAGGGCCTTCTACTTCCCACATTCCTGCCAAGCGTGTTTGACATACTGAGGGAGACGCGAGAAATGTTTAGTTGCACTTTAGCCAGTTCTAACAATACTTTTGCTTTTACCAAAGCCACCCAGAAGTTAATGGAATCGACATTACCACCAGAAAAACCAGATGAAATGGATAAATCAAATGGAGAAGCTGTCTTTAATCAGCAAAATCTTTCCGAATGCGGTTTGTTGCCGGCAGTGGTCAAATCTATTTGCCGCTCTGGTTCCCAAGCAGTGGGACTCTTAGAACGTGTGTGCTATCAACGGGATCAAGGATTTGCCTGGAGCTAA
- the LOC6646950 gene encoding DNA-directed RNA polymerases I, II, and III subunit RPABC2 codes for MDEADFDNDDVGGDDFDDVDEDVDEDINQEEEVDNIEIITPGGTAPGGGVPKSKRITTKYMTKYERARVLGTRALQIAMCAPIMVELDGETDPLQIAMKELKQKKIPIIIRRFLPDHSYEDWSIDELIMVDN; via the exons ATGGATGAAGCTGACTTTGACAATGATGA CGTGGGCGGTGATGAttttgatgatgttgatgaagACGTGGATGAGGACATCAatcaggaggaggaggtggacaaCATCGAAATCATAACACCCGGAGGAACTGCACCAGGCGGAGGGGTACCTAAATCGAAGCGGATTACGACAAAATACATGACAAAGTACGAGCGAGCCCGCGTTCTTGGTACTAGGGCTCTACAAATCGCGATGTGTGCACCAATAATGGTAGAATTGGATGGTGAAACAGATCCCTTGCAAATTGCAATGAAAGAActaaagcaaaagaaaattccaATTATTATACGTAGGTTTTTGCCAGATCACTCCTATGAGGATTGGAGCATAGATGAACTGATTATGGTGGATAACTAG
- the LOC6646949 gene encoding splicing factor, proline- and glutamine-rich — protein MSSPCGKCNICPCGTNGSCGKKGGTPPPEPMQQQQQQQQQQPPACSNGDHCDFRPSINQSQAPQQQVPSGGGCQVNVYQPPPPVQQYQPTQRPNVECACTQNRQRSRGTAVQAPLADNYTCSRPPRVEAPPPETRCNCHEKPQKLECQCAPPVAPPVAPPNRYEAQPTHANVTCGQATYTQGPPPYVRRTNASQCGHCRSQKKGKKCSIQ, from the exons ATGA GTTCGCCGTGTGGCAAGTGCAACATATGCCCTTGTGGTACTAATGGTTCTTGTGGTAAAAAAGGAGGAACACCTCCGCCAGAACcaatgcagcagcagcagcagcagcagcaacaacaaccacctGCATGTTCGAATGGTGATCATTGTGATTTTAGACCATCGATTAACCAATCTCAGGCTCCACAGCAGCAGGTGCCCTCTGGTGGTGGATGTCAGGTAAATGTCTATCAACCACCGCCACCAGTTCAGCAATATCAACCAACACAAAGGCCCAATGTGGAGTGCGCTTGCACACAAAATCGGCAACGGAGTCGCGGAACAGCAGTACAGGCGCCTCTAGCCGATAACTACACCTGTTCACGGCCGCCGCGTGTGGAAGCACCGCCACCAGAGACACGGTGTAATTGCCATGAAAAGCCACAAAAATTGGAGTGTCAATGTGCACCACCAGTAGCCCCACCAGTGGCACCACCTAATCGGTATGAAGCACAGCCTACTCATGCAAATGTAACGTGTGGCCAAGCGACATACACACAAGGACCCCCACCTTATGTCAGACGCACCAACGCCAGCCAATGTGGACACTGTCGCTCgcaaaaaaaaggtaaaaagtGCTCCATACAATGA
- the LOC6646948 gene encoding zinc finger protein 420: MKLPIVCRTCDSAKDTDKLYNLDTPSKEYPEKLLSEILGELINIDLKLHMSSDQKLPQSLCQSCLKRLTTSYDYMKQALSANFLLMRQLQDCLQESPMELCAEQHVEVKMETEGDESDRENGETGKITCTELPNLEESDAIGGDADGDTKRLIDPLTMLDPTAVKKENDIQHPNVEEEEDELVNANCNDDGFDDSDDDDDEDSLDNIPLQQRVLKWKKKRNTLKLTRRRPFECSECPKSFIRGESLKKHKSRIHQSSGLFSCSLCIRKFNRQENLESHLKVHSESKRSSHLSEHKKAKSIDVNLCKPHGYKLIECMLCQSQYNKILDLRRHLENHPEITTLAKRPNVESLADFFYPDSKNIGEEQLKQLIRQDLMAGHFQRFYSITNQSGYEIDLDSSETDSEGEAEAEQESQYLEYTCELCPQRYARKYQLYDHQRQIHPWLEAPHVCGRCQARFVSLQLLRHHNESQCRNAQKRFLCYKCPLRFRWKHNFRSHIREHRITNQTFECPDCKRVFDKKKSLTVHLLSVHADESKLLPCQWCSRKFYRRDYLVKHLKRHGFKEQDIPLAETLIQATSKPNGIKRISCKLCNSQFKRLHELRAHIQLELGLKLTMSSSASEQPNINSPLNYSITNESGFELQLSDSETEDDMLMPAVGAGHNVGYMCELCSIQCRRKYEMIQHQRAMHRFDKMPYECEMCIFKCVSKSIMEHHRSRQCGSLDKKFSCGQCSYKFMWPENLEQHLRLQHGQTSSTAEQQLLISNDILPTKTIATEKQPQTQIDVQLLQCPHCDRTYQMKSRLNNHIRDVHVNGDRKRKEAEKRFLCSLCGRETKTAACLVTHMRRHTGEKPFKCDFCEMAFPRHSEMTAHRRMHTGEKPYHCTVCGKDFARSDKLKRHMLTHSGLKPHACTYCEKSYRQAKDLKLHLQQHTGECPFICGTCGERFIQSSTLEKHRMMRRHFDEVEGASMSLTRN; this comes from the exons ATGAAGCTGCCGATTGTCTGTCGTACCTGCGACAGTGCTAAAGACACGGACAAGCTGTATAATCTAGACACGCCTAGCAAAGAATATCCGGAAAAGTTGCTGTCCGAAATCCTCGGtgaattaataaatattgat CTAAAGCTCCATATGTCCAGTGACCAGAAGTTGCCGCAATCGTTGTGCCAATCTTGTTTAAAGAGATTAACGACTTCCTATGATTATATGAAACAAGCTTTGTCCGCAAACTTTTTGCTGATGCGGCAGCTTCAAGATTGCTTGCAGGAGTCGCCAATGGAGCTATGTGCCGAACAGCATGTGGAGGTTAAAATGGAAACTGAAGGGGATGAGAGTGATAGGGAAAACGGAGAGACTGGGAAGATAACCTGTACTGAATTGCCCAATCTAGAAGAGTCTGATGCTATTGGTGGTGATGCTGATGGGGATACCAAGAGACTAATTGATCCCTTAACGATGTTGGATCCGACGGCagtgaaaaaggaaaatgacATACAACATCCCAACGTagaagaggaggaggatgaATTAGTTAACGCTAATTGTAACGATGATGGGTTCGACGACtccgacgacgatgacgatgaaga CTCCCTTGATAATATTCCTCTGCAACAACGGGttttaaaatggaaaaagaagCGTAATACTCTCAAGTTGACAAGACGACGACCATTTGAATGTAGTGAATGTCCGAAAAGTTTCATACGAGGCGAGTCCTTAAAGAAGCATAAGTCTAGGATCCATCAATCATCTGGCCTCTTTTCTTGCTCTCTTTGCATTCGCAAATTTAACCGTCAAGAAAATTTGGAGTCTCATCTTAAAGTTCATAGTGAATCAAAGAGGTCATCGCATCTTAGCGAGCACAAGAAAGCCAAATCGATTGATGTCAATCTTTGCAAACCCCATGGTTATAAACTTATCGAATGCATGCTCTGTCAGAGTcaatataacaaaatattgGACTTACGCCGCCATTTAGAGAATCATCCAGAAATTACTACTCTGGCCAAACGGCCCAATGTAGAGTCTCTAGCCGATTTCTTTTATCCGGACTCAAAAAATATTGGAGAAGAGCAGCTAAAGCAACTCATACGTCAGGACTTAATGGCTGGCCATTTTCAGCGCTTCTATTCAATTACCAATCAATCTGGTTATGAAATCGATTTGGACAGTTCAGAAACCGATAGCGAAGgtgaggcagaggcagagcaAGAATCACAATATCTGGAATACACTTGTGAGCTGTGCCCGCAAAGATACGCGCGAAAGTATCAGCTCTACGATCACCAGCGTCAAATTCATCCCTGGTTGGAGGCTCCCCATGTCTGTGGTCGTTGTCAGGCCAGATTTGTTAGTCTTCAACTACTGCGACACCATAATGAGTCACAGTGCCGTAATGCCCAGAAACGATTTTTGTGCTACAAATGTCCGTTGCGATTTCGATGGAAACATAATTTCAGGAGTCACATTCGGGAGCATCGAATTACG AATCAAACTTTTGAGTGCCCCGACTGTAAGCGGGTATTTGACAAAAAGAAGTCTCTCACGGTCCATTTACTCAGCGTCCATGCCGACGAGTCAAAGTTGCTGCCCTGCCAGTGGTGTAGTCGCAAATTCTACCGTCGTGATTATCTAGTTAAGCATTTAAAACGACATGGATTTAAAGAGCAGGACATACCGTTAGCAGAGACTTTAATACAAGCCACCTCAAAGCCCAACGGCATTAAACGGATTAGCTGTAAGTTATGCAACTCTCAGTTTAAACGTCTACATGAACTACGGGCCCACATCCAACTGGAACTGGGGCTGAAGCTAACGATGTCGTCGTCGGCATCAGAACAGCCAAATATCAATTCACCCCTTAACTATTCCATAACCAATGAATCAGGATTCGAGCTGCAGTTAAGTGATTCGGAAACAGAGGACGATATGTTAATGCCGGCAGTAGGTGCTGGACACAATGTTGGCTATATGTGTGAGCTGTGCAGTATACAATGTCGACGCAAATACGAAATGATTCAGCACCAAAGGGCAATGCATCGCTTCGACAAGATGCCCTACGAGTGCGAAATGTGCATCTTTAAGTGTGTTTCCAAG AGCATTATGGAGCATCATCGATCGCGACAGTGCGGTAGCTTGGATAAAAAATTTTCATGTGGACAGTGCAGTTATAAATTTATGTGGCCAGAGAACCTTGAGCAGCATCTCCGTTTGCAACATGGCCAGACTTCATCTACGGCTGAGCAGCAGCTTTTAATCAGCAATGACATCCTCCCGACAAAAACAATTGCGACGGAGAAACAACCGCAGACGCAAATAGATGTCCAGCTACTTCAATGTCCACACTGTGATAGAACCTATCAAATGAAGTCCCGTCTAAACAATCACATCCGTGATGTGCACGTAAATGGCGATCGGAAGCGAAAGGAGGCGGAAAAAAGATTTCTTTGCTCACTGTGCGGACGTGAGACAAAAACAGCCGCCTGTCTAGTTACCCATATGCGACGACATACCGGAGAGAAACCCTTTAAATGCGATTTTTGTGAAATGGCCTTCCCCCGACACTCTGAAATGACGGCACATCGGAGAATGCATACAGGTGAAAAACCATACCATTGCACGGTATGTGGCAAGGACTTTGCTCGCTCGGACAAATTGAAGAGACATATGCTAACACACAGTGGATTGAAACCGCATGCCTGTACCTATTGTGAAAAAAGTTATCGGCAGGCAAAGGATCTAAAGTTACACCTCCAACAGCATACTGGAGAGTGCCCCTTTATTTGCGGCACATGCGGAGAGAGGTTCATCCAAAGCAGCACACTAGAAAAGCACCGAATGATGCGACGGCATTTTGACGAGGTTGAGGGGGCGTCGATGTCATTGACACGAAATTAG
- the LOC6646947 gene encoding transcription factor Ouib yields the protein MPEYVLCRICLTEDINSDTMTPLFDDQDDGQCCELRRKIEEVSSIKLAPLDIPSMLCYSCVDRLTHAFKFRELCQASERTFASNVVKSEMKLEPTDEHTIGHHHQIEYIYETTNEYIETDGDIEFLEEPLDEMVGTEGATATGEESEIEHVIGDTLAEDEGLADHDEDENTEEDEDKNEEDENELLVMAHGSDSDYDPDDNLRKSRLRVRRPKRLISKRGRGRPRSCHAPHEKSSLAGSAVAGKVPEETSTNIMCEICGNIYSRRAALNIHMRRHLAEKPFECEICSKTFAGPSELNRHIRVHTGEKPFTCKYCSRSFADRSSNIRHERTHTNERPFTCSTCGKSFSYSNVLKNHMLTHTGEKPFLCIPCNKTFSRKHQLEQHVGTMTHQQTVRSHQSNPTEMLY from the exons ATGCCGGAATATGTGCTGTGCAGAATTTGCCTTACAGAAGATATCAACTCGGATACAATGACTCCGCTATTTGATGATCAGGACGATGGGCAGTGTTGTGAGCTTCGCCGTAAAATTGAGGAAGTGAGCAGCATAAAG ttggctccattGGATATTCCGAGTATGCTATGTTACAGCTGTGTGGACCGTCTGACCCATGCTTTTAAGTTTCGTGAACTTTGCCAGGCTAGCGAACGGACCTTTGCCAGCAACGTTGTAAAGTCTGAAATGAAATTGGAGCCCACAGATGAGCATACCATCGGTCATCACCATCAAATTGAATACATCTACGAGACAACCAATGAATATATTGAAACTGATGGAGACATTGAATTTCTTGAAGAGCCTTTGGATGAGATGGTGGGAACAGAGGGGGCTACAGCTACTGGAGAGGAATCCGAAATTGAGCATGTTATTGGCGATACTCTGGCCGAAGATGAAGGTCTAGCTGATCATGATGAAGATGAAAATACGGAAGAAGATGAAGATAAGAATGAAGAAGATGAAAATGAGTTGCTTGTTATGGCCCATGGCAGTGACAGTGACTATGATCCCGATGACAATTTACGCAAGTCTAGGTTACGAGTACGCAGGCCCAAACGTCTAATTTCTAAAAGGGGACGAGGCAGACCCCGTAGCTGTCACGCCCCTCATGAAAAGTCATCACTTGCTGGTAGCGCTGTTGCTGGCAAAGTCCCTGAAGAAACCTCTACAAACATAATGTGCGAAATATGCGGAAATATTTACTCCAGGCGGGCTGCTTTAAATATTCATATGCGTCGCCATCTTGCCGAAAAGCCATTTGAATGCGAAATTTGTAGCAAAACATTTGCCGGACCATCAGAGCTAAATCGTCATATACGCGTTCACACAGGCGAAAAGCCATTTACCTGTAAATACTGTTCCCGATCCTTTGCTGATCGCAGCTCCAATATACGTCACGAGAG AACTCATACAAATGAGAGACCGTTCACGTGCTCAACATGCGGCAAATCATTTTCCTATTCAAACGTCCTCAAGAATCATATGCTGACCCACACAGGAGAAAAACCTTTCTT ATGTATACCGTGCAATAAAACCTTTTCCCGCAAACATCAGCTTGAGCAGCATGTTGGCACCATGACGCACCAGCAAACAGTGAGATCCCATCAGAGCAACCCCACAGAGATGTTATACTAG